In Populus trichocarpa isolate Nisqually-1 chromosome 7, P.trichocarpa_v4.1, whole genome shotgun sequence, the following proteins share a genomic window:
- the LOC7462584 gene encoding la-related protein 1C isoform X2 — MATLTNSNTITITAADHSPRHTIAADSISNSNQVGSPQSQRVSGKQVSPPWTRIVRGVESESSSNASTEAEQAAAVFVAEKESVESENNVSKRPVWNKPSTASNGLVEIGSVMGADSWPDLSESAARVSSLTKSSADSLKGLLFDGSSSSVSVSQGTETASSSSQKQVNNTANPNSTPNNAVPACQKSMKCNGVNTASNGGTHSPGSQSAAGEGHLNNSSSRDHAQKSSQSRGSNDHPQQQRTSFRNRNGGLHSRGDGSHHHSYGGRRNDLDLANHDWNAHRNFSRDGHMQPLPRVAPRHMRHPPPPPPSPATSPFIAPPPVRPFGLVGFPGKPHLFTVMLWLIHGSALISQSVFRYGIAVVLCFSTSRFYESNENLVKDIYLRRNMDDQGWVPIKLIASFNKVSLLTDNIHVILDAIRTSSVVEVQGEKVRKRNDWMRWIMTTPVQFPNVSSPQYGEKSGHDMLAAHVQGISSQEMTTGHIKARSQVDIHSEAFLGRSLSGDLNSQSQLSSSKGIDEIRFHGGLNLPSSARN; from the exons atggCAACCCTCACTAACTCGAACACGATCACCATCACCGCAGCCGATCACTCTCCTCGCCATACAATTGCCGCCGATAGCATCAGCAACAGCAATCAGGTGGGCAGTCCCCAATCGCAGCGGGTATCCGGTAAGCAGGTTTCTCCTCCATGGACACGAATCGTGCGTGGTGTTGAATCGGAATCTTCTTCTAATGCTTCAACGGAGGCGGAGCAAGCGGCTGCAGTTTTCGTGGCGGAGAAAGAGAGTGTGGAGAGTGAGAATAATGTGAGCAAGAGACCGGTATGGAACAAGCCATCTACGGCTAGTAATGGTCTTGTAGAGATTGGGAGTGTTATGGGGGCTGATTCTTGGCCTGATTTATCTGAGTCAGCTGCTAGGGTTTCTTCTTTGACAAAATCATCTGCGGATTCTTTGAAAGGTTTATTATTTGATGGATCATCATCTTCTGTCTCTGTTTCCCAG GGAACTGAGACTGCATCCTCATCTTCACAGAAACAAGTTAACAATACTGCAAACCCTAATTCAACTCCAAACAATGCAGTACCAGCATGCCAGAAATCAATGAAGTGTAATGGCGTTAACACAGCTTCTAATGGTGGCACTCATTCACCAGGATCACAGAGCGCAGCAGGGGAAGGACATTTAAATAACTCTTCTTCTAGGGATCACGCACAAAAGAGTTCCCAATCCCGTGGCTCTAATGATCATCCTCAACAGCAGCGCACTTCATTTAGGAACCGTAATGGTGGGCTACATTCTCGAGGAGATGGTTCTCACCATCACAGTTATGGTGGCAGGCGAAATGATCTAGATCTTGCAAATCATGATTGGAATGCTCATCGAAATTTTAGCAGGGATGGTCACATGCAGCCATTACCAAGAGTTGCCCCAAGGCATATGAGGCATCCACCACCGCCTCCACCATCACCTGCTACCTCTCCGTTTATTGCTCCCCCACCAGTGCGGCCTTTTGGCCTTGTGGGTTTCCCTGGTAAACCACATCTGTTTACAGTTATGTTGTGGCTAATACATGGGTCTGCTCTAATATCCCAATCTGTTTTCAGATATGGGATTGCCGTTGTATTATGTTTCTCCACATCCAGGTTCTATGAGAG TAATGAAAATCTAGTCAAAGATATATACTTGCGGAGGAACATGGATGATCAAGGCTGGGTGCCTATTAAATTAATAGCAAGCTTCAACaaa GTTTCTCTTTTGACTGACAATATCCATGTTATACTGGATGCTATAAGAACTTCTAGTGTCGTCGAAGTGCAG GGTGAGAAGGTAAGGAAGCGAAATGATTGGATGAGGTGGATCATGACAACTCCTGTTCAGTTTCCTAATGTTTCAAGCCCTCAGTATGGTGAGAAGTCTGGACATGACATGTTGGCAGCCCATGTCCAAGGCATCTCTTCGCAGGAGATGACTACTGGCCACATCAAAGCAAGGAGTCAAGTAGATATTCATTCTGAAGCTTTTCTTGGTAGATCATTGTCTGGGGATTTGAATAGCCAGTCACAGCTATCTAGCAGCAAAGGAATAGATGAAATAAGGTTTCATGGAGGTTTGAATCTTCCCAGTTCAGCAAGAAATTAA
- the LOC7462584 gene encoding la-related protein 1C isoform X1, translating to MATLTNSNTITITAADHSPRHTIAADSISNSNQVGSPQSQRVSGKQVSPPWTRIVRGVESESSSNASTEAEQAAAVFVAEKESVESENNVSKRPVWNKPSTASNGLVEIGSVMGADSWPDLSESAARVSSLTKSSADSLKGLLFDGSSSSVSVSQGTETASSSSQKQVNNTANPNSTPNNAVPACQKSMKCNGVNTASNGGTHSPGSQSAAGEGHLNNSSSRDHAQKSSQSRGSNDHPQQQRTSFRNRNGGLHSRGDGSHHHSYGGRRNDLDLANHDWNAHRNFSRDGHMQPLPRVAPRHMRHPPPPPPSPATSPFIAPPPVRPFGLVGFPDMGLPLYYVSPHPGSMRGVPIIAAPVPSHTVLFPSDPQLHIRILHQIDYYFSNENLVKDIYLRRNMDDQGWVPIKLIASFNKVSLLTDNIHVILDAIRTSSVVEVQGEKVRKRNDWMRWIMTTPVQFPNVSSPQYGEKSGHDMLAAHVQGISSQEMTTGHIKARSQVDIHSEAFLGRSLSGDLNSQSQLSSSKGIDEIRFHGGLNLPSSARN from the exons atggCAACCCTCACTAACTCGAACACGATCACCATCACCGCAGCCGATCACTCTCCTCGCCATACAATTGCCGCCGATAGCATCAGCAACAGCAATCAGGTGGGCAGTCCCCAATCGCAGCGGGTATCCGGTAAGCAGGTTTCTCCTCCATGGACACGAATCGTGCGTGGTGTTGAATCGGAATCTTCTTCTAATGCTTCAACGGAGGCGGAGCAAGCGGCTGCAGTTTTCGTGGCGGAGAAAGAGAGTGTGGAGAGTGAGAATAATGTGAGCAAGAGACCGGTATGGAACAAGCCATCTACGGCTAGTAATGGTCTTGTAGAGATTGGGAGTGTTATGGGGGCTGATTCTTGGCCTGATTTATCTGAGTCAGCTGCTAGGGTTTCTTCTTTGACAAAATCATCTGCGGATTCTTTGAAAGGTTTATTATTTGATGGATCATCATCTTCTGTCTCTGTTTCCCAG GGAACTGAGACTGCATCCTCATCTTCACAGAAACAAGTTAACAATACTGCAAACCCTAATTCAACTCCAAACAATGCAGTACCAGCATGCCAGAAATCAATGAAGTGTAATGGCGTTAACACAGCTTCTAATGGTGGCACTCATTCACCAGGATCACAGAGCGCAGCAGGGGAAGGACATTTAAATAACTCTTCTTCTAGGGATCACGCACAAAAGAGTTCCCAATCCCGTGGCTCTAATGATCATCCTCAACAGCAGCGCACTTCATTTAGGAACCGTAATGGTGGGCTACATTCTCGAGGAGATGGTTCTCACCATCACAGTTATGGTGGCAGGCGAAATGATCTAGATCTTGCAAATCATGATTGGAATGCTCATCGAAATTTTAGCAGGGATGGTCACATGCAGCCATTACCAAGAGTTGCCCCAAGGCATATGAGGCATCCACCACCGCCTCCACCATCACCTGCTACCTCTCCGTTTATTGCTCCCCCACCAGTGCGGCCTTTTGGCCTTGTGGGTTTCCCTG ATATGGGATTGCCGTTGTATTATGTTTCTCCACATCCAGGTTCTATGAGAGGTGTGCCTATTATTGCAGCTCCAGTACCATCTCATACTGTTCTTTTCCCTTCAGATCCTCAGTTGCACATTAGGATATTGCATCAGATAGATTATTATTTCAG TAATGAAAATCTAGTCAAAGATATATACTTGCGGAGGAACATGGATGATCAAGGCTGGGTGCCTATTAAATTAATAGCAAGCTTCAACaaa GTTTCTCTTTTGACTGACAATATCCATGTTATACTGGATGCTATAAGAACTTCTAGTGTCGTCGAAGTGCAG GGTGAGAAGGTAAGGAAGCGAAATGATTGGATGAGGTGGATCATGACAACTCCTGTTCAGTTTCCTAATGTTTCAAGCCCTCAGTATGGTGAGAAGTCTGGACATGACATGTTGGCAGCCCATGTCCAAGGCATCTCTTCGCAGGAGATGACTACTGGCCACATCAAAGCAAGGAGTCAAGTAGATATTCATTCTGAAGCTTTTCTTGGTAGATCATTGTCTGGGGATTTGAATAGCCAGTCACAGCTATCTAGCAGCAAAGGAATAGATGAAATAAGGTTTCATGGAGGTTTGAATCTTCCCAGTTCAGCAAGAAATTAA
- the LOC7462584 gene encoding la-related protein 1C isoform X3, protein MATLTNSNTITITAADHSPRHTIAADSISNSNQVGSPQSQRVSGKQVSPPWTRIVRGVESESSSNASTEAEQAAAVFVAEKESVESENNVSKRPVWNKPSTASNGLVEIGSVMGADSWPDLSESAARVSSLTKSSADSLKGLLFDGSSSSVSVSQGTETASSSSQKQVNNTANPNSTPNNAVPACQKSMKCNGVNTASNGGTHSPGSQSAAGEGHLNNSSSRDHAQKSSQSRGSNDHPQQQRTSFRNRNGGLHSRGDGSHHHSYGGRRNDLDLANHDWNAHRNFSRDGHMQPLPRVAPRHMRHPPPPPPSPATSPFIAPPPVRPFGLVGFPDMGLPLYYVSPHPGSMRGVPIIAAPVPSHTVLFPSDPQLHIRILHQIDYYFSNENLVKDIYLRRNMDDQGWVPIKLIASFNKGEKVRKRNDWMRWIMTTPVQFPNVSSPQYGEKSGHDMLAAHVQGISSQEMTTGHIKARSQVDIHSEAFLGRSLSGDLNSQSQLSSSKGIDEIRFHGGLNLPSSARN, encoded by the exons atggCAACCCTCACTAACTCGAACACGATCACCATCACCGCAGCCGATCACTCTCCTCGCCATACAATTGCCGCCGATAGCATCAGCAACAGCAATCAGGTGGGCAGTCCCCAATCGCAGCGGGTATCCGGTAAGCAGGTTTCTCCTCCATGGACACGAATCGTGCGTGGTGTTGAATCGGAATCTTCTTCTAATGCTTCAACGGAGGCGGAGCAAGCGGCTGCAGTTTTCGTGGCGGAGAAAGAGAGTGTGGAGAGTGAGAATAATGTGAGCAAGAGACCGGTATGGAACAAGCCATCTACGGCTAGTAATGGTCTTGTAGAGATTGGGAGTGTTATGGGGGCTGATTCTTGGCCTGATTTATCTGAGTCAGCTGCTAGGGTTTCTTCTTTGACAAAATCATCTGCGGATTCTTTGAAAGGTTTATTATTTGATGGATCATCATCTTCTGTCTCTGTTTCCCAG GGAACTGAGACTGCATCCTCATCTTCACAGAAACAAGTTAACAATACTGCAAACCCTAATTCAACTCCAAACAATGCAGTACCAGCATGCCAGAAATCAATGAAGTGTAATGGCGTTAACACAGCTTCTAATGGTGGCACTCATTCACCAGGATCACAGAGCGCAGCAGGGGAAGGACATTTAAATAACTCTTCTTCTAGGGATCACGCACAAAAGAGTTCCCAATCCCGTGGCTCTAATGATCATCCTCAACAGCAGCGCACTTCATTTAGGAACCGTAATGGTGGGCTACATTCTCGAGGAGATGGTTCTCACCATCACAGTTATGGTGGCAGGCGAAATGATCTAGATCTTGCAAATCATGATTGGAATGCTCATCGAAATTTTAGCAGGGATGGTCACATGCAGCCATTACCAAGAGTTGCCCCAAGGCATATGAGGCATCCACCACCGCCTCCACCATCACCTGCTACCTCTCCGTTTATTGCTCCCCCACCAGTGCGGCCTTTTGGCCTTGTGGGTTTCCCTG ATATGGGATTGCCGTTGTATTATGTTTCTCCACATCCAGGTTCTATGAGAGGTGTGCCTATTATTGCAGCTCCAGTACCATCTCATACTGTTCTTTTCCCTTCAGATCCTCAGTTGCACATTAGGATATTGCATCAGATAGATTATTATTTCAG TAATGAAAATCTAGTCAAAGATATATACTTGCGGAGGAACATGGATGATCAAGGCTGGGTGCCTATTAAATTAATAGCAAGCTTCAACaaa GGTGAGAAGGTAAGGAAGCGAAATGATTGGATGAGGTGGATCATGACAACTCCTGTTCAGTTTCCTAATGTTTCAAGCCCTCAGTATGGTGAGAAGTCTGGACATGACATGTTGGCAGCCCATGTCCAAGGCATCTCTTCGCAGGAGATGACTACTGGCCACATCAAAGCAAGGAGTCAAGTAGATATTCATTCTGAAGCTTTTCTTGGTAGATCATTGTCTGGGGATTTGAATAGCCAGTCACAGCTATCTAGCAGCAAAGGAATAGATGAAATAAGGTTTCATGGAGGTTTGAATCTTCCCAGTTCAGCAAGAAATTAA